In Risungbinella massiliensis, a single window of DNA contains:
- the asnB gene encoding asparagine synthase (glutamine-hydrolyzing): MCGITGWVDYERDLSLQVKQLEAMNEKHSVRGPDAEGKWISRHALLGHRRLAVIDLETGAQPMIKQLGGQRYIITFNGEIYNMAELRSRLKTLGYRIETTSDTELILLAYAEWGTEAPQYLNGIFAFAIWDEQKEELFIARDRIGVKPLFYSRIGSSLLFGSEIKSLLAHPMVKAEIDDIGISEILVMGPARTPGVGIFRNIQELKPGCQLFACREGIRIQPYWELQSKTHEDDFPTTVEQVRDLFQDAVRRQLISDVPIGTFLSGGLDSSGISAFAAKAFEEEGRGVLTTFSVDYQDNDKHFQKNEFQPNADAPWIRVMAEAIGSDHHDVVLDNEELFESIEAAMIARDLPGMADIDASLLLFSREIKKHLTVALSGECADELFGGYPWFHREELLHADTFPWAAMVDKRVPFIRKDVQKRIDPLSYVQDRYQEALAEVPRFADDTLEEARMREMFYLNITRWMPTLLDRKDRMTMAYGLEVRVPYCDQNLVDYVWNVPWSMKFHGKREKGLLREALKDLLPKEVMQRKKSPYPKTHHPDYLRKMKAKVEGFLVDSEAPLFELIDRKQVAAFLEQDLGKVHLPWFGQLMNVPAMLAYWVQLNEWLKKYQVNII, translated from the coding sequence ATGTGTGGAATTACTGGTTGGGTTGATTATGAAAGAGATTTGAGTCTACAAGTAAAACAGTTAGAAGCGATGAATGAAAAACATTCTGTTCGAGGGCCTGATGCAGAGGGGAAATGGATTTCACGTCATGCTTTACTAGGACATAGAAGATTAGCGGTAATTGATCTAGAGACAGGCGCGCAACCGATGATCAAACAACTAGGTGGTCAACGATATATTATTACGTTCAACGGTGAGATCTATAATATGGCAGAGTTGAGAAGTAGACTCAAAACTCTTGGCTATCGCATCGAAACTACCTCCGATACGGAATTGATTTTACTCGCTTATGCAGAATGGGGAACTGAAGCACCCCAATACCTGAATGGAATCTTCGCTTTTGCGATCTGGGATGAGCAGAAAGAAGAATTGTTTATCGCCCGAGATCGGATCGGGGTAAAACCTCTATTCTATTCTAGGATAGGGAGCTCTTTGCTATTTGGATCGGAGATAAAGTCACTTTTGGCTCATCCAATGGTAAAAGCAGAGATTGATGATATCGGCATTTCGGAGATCCTAGTGATGGGACCAGCTCGGACACCAGGAGTAGGCATCTTCCGCAATATTCAAGAACTAAAGCCAGGCTGCCAACTATTTGCTTGCAGGGAAGGGATACGGATTCAACCTTACTGGGAGCTTCAATCTAAGACTCATGAAGATGATTTTCCTACTACTGTGGAGCAGGTGCGGGATCTGTTTCAAGATGCGGTTCGTCGTCAGTTGATTTCGGATGTACCTATCGGAACTTTCCTATCTGGTGGACTAGACTCAAGTGGAATCAGTGCTTTTGCTGCCAAGGCATTCGAAGAAGAAGGAAGAGGCGTACTTACTACGTTTTCTGTCGATTATCAAGACAATGATAAACATTTCCAGAAAAATGAGTTCCAGCCCAATGCAGATGCTCCTTGGATTCGAGTCATGGCAGAAGCGATTGGCTCTGATCATCATGATGTAGTATTGGATAATGAAGAGCTATTTGAAAGCATAGAGGCAGCGATGATCGCTCGGGATTTACCAGGGATGGCGGATATAGACGCTTCGTTGCTCCTATTCTCTAGAGAGATCAAAAAGCACCTAACCGTCGCCTTGTCTGGAGAGTGTGCGGATGAGTTGTTCGGGGGATATCCATGGTTCCATCGAGAAGAACTACTGCATGCAGATACCTTCCCTTGGGCAGCAATGGTAGACAAACGCGTGCCTTTTATAAGGAAAGATGTACAAAAACGGATTGATCCGCTCTCCTATGTACAAGACAGATATCAGGAAGCACTTGCCGAAGTACCAAGGTTTGCTGATGATACATTAGAAGAGGCGAGAATGCGGGAGATGTTTTATCTGAACATAACGAGGTGGATGCCAACCTTATTAGATCGCAAAGACCGGATGACCATGGCGTATGGATTGGAAGTAAGAGTGCCGTATTGTGACCAAAATTTGGTAGATTATGTATGGAATGTGCCGTGGTCGATGAAGTTCCATGGGAAAAGAGAGAAAGGGCTCCTGAGAGAAGCACTCAAGGATCTATTACCCAAAGAGGTAATGCAACGGAAGAAGAGCCCTTACCCTAAAACACATCATCCAGACTATTTGCGTAAGATGAAAGCAAAAGTAGAGGGATTCCTCGTGGATTCAGAAGCGCCTCTTTTTGAACTAATCGATCGTAAACAAGTAGCTGCCTTTTTAGAACAGGATTTGGGCAAGGTGCATCTTCCGTGGTTTGGGCAGTTAATGAATGTACCCGCCATGCTTGCATATTGGGTTCAATTGAACGAATGGTTGAAAAAATATCAAGTTAACATCATATAA
- a CDS encoding ParM/StbA family protein: protein MDLVAVDAGRSFTKVKVGNRVFEFPSKVSKALEGHRDQMPGDLEVRYQGKDYFVGRLAEREGYAWTNMLETKVHEQTLIEILTACFLAEVVGKVAIMTSIPINMYSKEMERSGLKKLLVGDHEILVNGVYRKLQVEKVGIGLECACSYFNHKRPGKVRIIDPGARTTNFATYQDGIYIGKESGTISYGWDSVRGSDPDLMANLIISEIGKSWSTSDQLEIIGGRAQDLELPMQKQGFVHTHAVTDAKYANVTGLYEIGRNLISVQG, encoded by the coding sequence TTGGATTTAGTAGCAGTAGATGCAGGAAGAAGTTTTACCAAGGTAAAAGTAGGAAATCGTGTATTTGAATTTCCAAGTAAAGTGAGTAAAGCGCTAGAAGGCCATCGCGATCAAATGCCAGGCGATCTAGAAGTGCGTTATCAGGGGAAAGATTATTTTGTAGGGCGGTTGGCAGAAAGGGAAGGCTATGCTTGGACCAATATGTTGGAAACCAAAGTCCATGAGCAGACATTGATTGAGATCTTGACAGCTTGTTTTTTGGCAGAAGTAGTTGGGAAAGTAGCGATTATGACTTCGATTCCAATCAATATGTATTCCAAAGAGATGGAGCGTTCAGGCTTGAAAAAGCTACTGGTTGGAGATCATGAGATTTTAGTCAATGGTGTTTATCGGAAGTTACAGGTGGAAAAAGTAGGGATCGGTCTGGAGTGTGCTTGTTCTTACTTTAATCATAAGCGTCCAGGTAAAGTGCGTATTATCGACCCTGGTGCGAGAACAACCAACTTCGCTACTTACCAAGACGGGATCTATATCGGGAAAGAATCTGGAACCATCTCGTATGGTTGGGATAGCGTACGTGGATCAGATCCAGATCTAATGGCTAATCTGATCATATCGGAGATCGGAAAATCATGGTCGACTTCAGATCAACTGGAGATTATCGGGGGAAGAGCGCAAGATTTGGAGCTACCAATGCAAAAGCAGGGATTTGTTCACACGCATGCAGTAACAGATGCCAAGTATGCGAATGTAACAGGACTTTATGAAATTGGAAGGAATCTAATCAGTGTCCAAGGATGA
- a CDS encoding VanZ family protein encodes MNSVNIIPLYKWVYIADYIDIVIENILLQNIAMFIPFGILLPLLFKKLDSFKWVLAIVFFFSLGIELLLYSTSLFLFDIDDIIFNSLGAVIGFILLLV; translated from the coding sequence ATGAATAGTGTAAATATCATTCCATTATATAAATGGGTGTATATCGCTGATTATATAGATATTGTTATAGAAAACATCTTGTTACAAAATATTGCTATGTTCATACCGTTTGGAATATTATTGCCATTATTATTTAAAAAGTTAGACTCCTTCAAATGGGTTTTAGCAATTGTCTTTTTCTTTAGCTTAGGCATTGAGTTATTGCTATACTCCACGTCTCTGTTCCTATTTGACATTGATGATATTATCTTCAATTCTCTAGGTGCAGTTATCGGGTTTATTCTGTTGCTGGTCTAA
- a CDS encoding PucR family transcriptional regulator, whose amino-acid sequence MSSMKPQDIIAELTTLFEKDFVSQSDLFLAKYPTYSAPIPFQIQRELTYLELRLLDRLLSYWNQSSEQFGTELEPTLRIFWKQGDLTDISSRYHSKLVGKTFLYLVLNDKTDPRNRTAVHEMVLSYFSSEDLVERLSPCEWLACPCQETVEPLAEGLLTVLESELGELGKIIIHPPISSWEQMVKVREQVKQTYSLLQNFYPTLQFSYVKPMPLECLLDSIPLEAVHQFLVEIGWDSMLSEMQKTWRLFLQTNGNVSETARLLFLHRNTLLYRLDRLKEESGLDVRQYHDALQIQIAMLLATKRNQQLTEKDPK is encoded by the coding sequence ATGAGTTCCATGAAACCACAAGATATTATTGCGGAATTAACAACCTTATTTGAGAAGGATTTCGTGAGTCAATCGGATCTTTTTCTTGCAAAATACCCTACTTATTCTGCTCCGATCCCTTTTCAGATTCAGCGAGAACTCACTTATCTAGAACTAAGATTATTGGATCGATTACTCTCCTATTGGAATCAGTCGTCAGAACAATTTGGTACAGAACTGGAACCGACACTTCGAATATTCTGGAAACAAGGGGATTTGACGGATATCTCCTCACGCTATCACAGTAAATTAGTAGGAAAGACCTTTCTCTATCTGGTTCTGAATGATAAGACAGACCCCAGAAATAGAACAGCAGTACACGAGATGGTATTATCCTATTTTTCTAGTGAGGATTTGGTAGAAAGACTCTCGCCTTGTGAGTGGCTCGCTTGCCCGTGTCAGGAGACAGTAGAACCGCTTGCAGAAGGTCTTTTGACAGTCTTAGAGAGTGAGCTAGGAGAATTGGGGAAGATCATCATTCATCCACCTATTAGTAGTTGGGAGCAGATGGTGAAGGTACGAGAGCAGGTCAAACAAACCTATTCGTTGCTCCAGAACTTTTATCCAACCTTGCAATTTAGTTATGTTAAACCAATGCCCTTGGAGTGCCTACTGGATTCGATCCCCCTAGAGGCGGTCCATCAGTTTCTAGTTGAGATAGGTTGGGACTCCATGCTTTCAGAGATGCAGAAGACTTGGCGATTATTTCTCCAGACCAATGGAAATGTGAGTGAGACGGCTAGGTTGTTATTCCTCCATCGTAATACTTTGTTATATCGATTAGATCGCTTAAAGGAAGAGAGTGGATTAGATGTGAGGCAATATCACGATGCATTGCAAATCCAGATCGCTATGTTGCTTGCAACCAAACGGAATCAGCAATTAACCGAAAAAGATCCCAAATAA
- a CDS encoding ABC transporter ATP-binding protein produces the protein MAGVKLDHVEKRFGNVMTIPDLNLEIRDKEFLVLVGPSGCGKTTTLRMIAGLEEITGGNLYIGERLVNNVHPKDRDIAMVFQSYALYPHMTVYDNMSFGLKLKKMAKSEIDQKVKEAAKTLDIEHLLDRKPKALSGGQRQRVALGRAIVREPKVFLMDEPLSNLDAKLRVQMRTEISKLHQRLQTTFIYVTHDQTEAMTMGDRIVVMKDGLIQQVDTPNEIYQRPANRFVAGFIGSPAMNFVDGGLIEEGQEVFFVTEGVKLKFPAGQATILREKGYIGKEVTFGIRPEAVHEELLFTEAFPENVFTATVEVTENMGSEMFLYVSGLGKEWTVARVSARMEYTPNAKVPLALDINKAHIFDKETEERVI, from the coding sequence ATGGCGGGAGTAAAATTAGATCATGTCGAAAAACGCTTCGGAAATGTGATGACGATACCTGATTTGAATCTGGAAATCCGTGATAAAGAGTTCTTAGTGTTGGTAGGTCCCTCTGGCTGTGGAAAAACCACTACATTGCGGATGATTGCGGGATTAGAGGAAATTACAGGCGGAAATTTATATATTGGAGAGCGATTAGTCAATAACGTTCATCCTAAAGATCGTGATATTGCGATGGTATTTCAAAGCTATGCTCTCTATCCTCATATGACTGTATATGACAATATGTCGTTTGGCTTGAAGTTGAAGAAGATGGCTAAAAGTGAGATTGATCAGAAAGTAAAAGAGGCTGCCAAGACTCTAGATATTGAACACTTACTGGATCGAAAACCGAAGGCTCTCTCGGGTGGTCAGAGACAACGGGTTGCCTTGGGTAGAGCAATCGTACGCGAACCAAAGGTTTTTCTGATGGACGAACCTCTGTCTAATTTGGATGCTAAGCTACGTGTACAGATGAGAACCGAGATCAGTAAATTGCATCAGCGGCTTCAAACTACTTTTATCTATGTAACACATGATCAAACAGAAGCGATGACTATGGGAGATCGGATCGTGGTGATGAAAGACGGGCTTATTCAACAAGTAGATACTCCGAATGAGATCTACCAACGCCCAGCAAATCGCTTTGTTGCCGGTTTTATTGGTTCTCCTGCAATGAATTTTGTGGATGGCGGTCTAATAGAAGAAGGTCAAGAGGTTTTCTTTGTTACAGAGGGGGTAAAGTTGAAATTCCCCGCTGGACAGGCAACGATTCTTCGCGAAAAAGGATACATTGGCAAAGAGGTTACCTTTGGAATCCGTCCTGAGGCAGTCCATGAAGAGTTGCTTTTTACGGAGGCTTTTCCAGAGAATGTGTTTACGGCAACAGTAGAAGTAACAGAAAATATGGGTTCGGAGATGTTCTTGTATGTTAGTGGATTAGGGAAAGAGTGGACCGTAGCAAGAGTGAGTGCAAGAATGGAGTATACTCCGAATGCAAAAGTTCCATTAGCATTAGACATTAACAAAGCACATATCTTTGATAAAGAAACGGAAGAACGTGTAATCTAA
- a CDS encoding glycoside hydrolase family 15 protein, with the protein MKADLVKKSIEIILTNQHSTGAYLASPCFQAYQHSWFRDGTFIAYSMNLLGQHHSAKRFYQWCQMTIERHRTKAEKAIQLGKNGSLQLGENYLHARYTVDGNEVPGHWGNFQLDGFGAYLWGLAQYLDQTRDYTILEKREPTLQLIVDYLIACWRIPNYDCWEENGDQLHPATFGAIQGGLQQIKKYLPSYQSKIERTCGEISSVIQEHGVMEGRFRKSLDSSSIDASLLWISTPFQVVREQDPLMRETVKQIEERLVHLQGVYRYPEDTYYGGGKWILLTAWLGWYYSRTGEKERANLLLQWIEEKYTEEGLPEQVQHNLLAPTYYDSWVQKHGSPAIPLIWSHAMYLVLWSQLHQNK; encoded by the coding sequence ATGAAAGCTGATTTGGTAAAGAAGAGTATCGAAATTATCTTAACTAATCAACATTCTACTGGAGCGTATTTGGCTTCTCCCTGTTTTCAGGCCTATCAACATAGTTGGTTTCGTGATGGTACATTTATTGCATACAGCATGAATCTACTCGGTCAACATCACTCTGCAAAGCGTTTTTATCAGTGGTGTCAGATGACGATAGAACGGCATCGCACTAAAGCAGAGAAAGCGATTCAGCTAGGCAAAAATGGGTCTCTGCAACTAGGGGAGAACTATCTTCACGCACGTTATACAGTAGACGGCAATGAGGTACCGGGACATTGGGGGAACTTTCAATTGGATGGCTTTGGAGCCTATCTATGGGGTCTTGCTCAATATCTAGACCAAACAAGAGATTACACGATCCTCGAAAAAAGGGAGCCAACGCTCCAGCTTATAGTGGATTATTTAATCGCCTGTTGGAGAATCCCCAACTACGACTGCTGGGAAGAGAATGGTGATCAACTACATCCGGCTACCTTTGGAGCAATCCAGGGTGGATTGCAACAAATCAAGAAATATCTTCCTTCCTATCAATCCAAAATCGAAAGAACGTGTGGGGAAATCTCTTCTGTTATCCAAGAACACGGGGTAATGGAAGGACGTTTTCGCAAATCACTAGACTCCTCCTCTATTGATGCTAGTCTGCTCTGGATCTCCACCCCATTTCAAGTAGTAAGAGAGCAAGATCCCCTCATGAGGGAGACTGTAAAACAGATCGAAGAGAGGCTAGTCCACCTCCAAGGAGTTTACCGTTATCCAGAAGATACTTATTATGGAGGTGGAAAATGGATTCTACTGACGGCTTGGTTAGGCTGGTACTATAGCCGAACCGGAGAGAAAGAACGAGCAAACCTTCTTTTACAATGGATCGAGGAAAAATATACAGAAGAGGGACTTCCAGAACAAGTACAACACAATCTTTTGGCACCTACCTACTATGATAGTTGGGTCCAAAAACACGGTAGTCCGGCTATTCCGCTAATTTGGTCACATGCAATGTACCTTGTCCTTTGGAGTCAGTTACACCAAAATAAGTAA
- a CDS encoding carbohydrate ABC transporter permease — MRKSTWWVHILLIIASFISIFPVFWILSTSLKPEAEVFSTGIELIPKTFTLENYQEVLTRSDGIFLEWFRNSVLIALFTTAVGLVLSTTAAYAISRFKFWGRKWVELSILMTQMFPGALLIIPLYLIVNNLGLLNSYTGVILAYSTVSVPFCVMMLKSFFDTIPYELEEAARVDGLSHFGTFYRIVLPLALPGLAVTAFYSFITAWNEFLIAITFLSDETMYTLPIGLRQFVNQFNNDYHLMSAAAILITLPVLIFFFVAQRYLISGMTAGGTKG, encoded by the coding sequence ATGCGAAAATCAACTTGGTGGGTTCATATTCTATTAATCATCGCTTCTTTTATTTCGATTTTTCCAGTTTTTTGGATCCTCTCTACCAGCTTAAAACCAGAAGCGGAGGTCTTTTCAACCGGTATTGAACTGATTCCCAAGACCTTTACACTGGAAAATTATCAAGAAGTACTCACCCGATCGGATGGGATTTTCCTCGAATGGTTCCGCAATAGTGTTCTCATCGCCCTCTTTACGACAGCAGTTGGATTGGTCTTGTCTACCACTGCTGCTTATGCTATCTCTCGCTTTAAATTTTGGGGTCGTAAGTGGGTAGAATTGTCGATCTTAATGACACAAATGTTTCCTGGTGCTCTGCTCATTATTCCACTCTATCTGATCGTGAATAATTTAGGGCTGCTAAATAGCTATACAGGAGTAATTCTTGCTTACTCTACTGTCTCTGTGCCGTTTTGTGTCATGATGCTGAAAAGCTTTTTTGATACCATTCCATATGAGTTGGAGGAAGCAGCACGGGTAGACGGCCTCTCCCATTTTGGAACCTTCTACCGAATTGTACTACCACTTGCTCTACCTGGACTAGCAGTTACCGCTTTTTATTCCTTTATCACAGCATGGAATGAGTTTTTGATTGCGATCACTTTCCTAAGTGATGAAACAATGTATACCTTACCGATTGGTCTACGCCAATTCGTAAACCAGTTTAATAACGACTATCACTTAATGTCCGCTGCTGCGATTCTGATCACTTTACCTGTTTTGATCTTCTTCTTCGTAGCACAACGTTACTTGATTTCTGGTATGACTGCTGGCGGAACCAAAGGATAG
- a CDS encoding carbohydrate ABC transporter permease — translation MLNRQNSWVAYVFLAPVLIIMGILVFYPLVRGISYSFTDMNQYNMGNTFVDPSYQWIGFQNYQEIFSTFFDRNSIFRDIIWQTLVWTFINVFFHFTIGLGLALLLHRKIKGQGIYRILLMVPWAVPSFVAAFAWLWMYNSKYGLFNLVLTKLGMNAIPWLGDSFWAMFSAIMVNVWLGIPFMMITLLGGLQSIPESLYEAARIDGASAWQQFQNITLPLLRPVAATATTLGIIWTFNMFSIIYLVTGGGPIHSTEILVTYAYQEAFEAWNLGASSTYGVVILSFLIVFTLIYRRVLKANSQEGVYY, via the coding sequence ATGCTAAATCGTCAGAACAGTTGGGTTGCCTATGTTTTTCTAGCACCCGTCTTGATCATCATGGGTATACTGGTTTTCTATCCTCTCGTTCGTGGTATCTCCTATAGTTTCACTGATATGAATCAGTACAATATGGGCAATACATTTGTCGATCCTAGTTATCAATGGATTGGCTTTCAAAACTACCAAGAAATATTTTCTACCTTTTTTGATCGAAACTCTATTTTTCGCGATATCATTTGGCAAACTTTGGTTTGGACTTTTATCAATGTATTTTTTCACTTTACGATTGGGTTAGGACTAGCTCTATTGTTACATCGCAAAATAAAAGGACAGGGCATCTATCGGATTCTTCTGATGGTTCCTTGGGCAGTACCTTCCTTTGTCGCTGCTTTTGCGTGGCTTTGGATGTATAACAGCAAGTACGGATTATTTAATCTCGTTCTCACCAAATTAGGAATGAATGCGATCCCTTGGCTAGGAGATAGTTTCTGGGCTATGTTCTCCGCCATTATGGTAAACGTTTGGCTTGGAATTCCCTTTATGATGATTACTCTCTTAGGCGGACTACAAAGTATCCCCGAATCTTTATACGAAGCTGCTCGAATTGACGGAGCATCTGCTTGGCAACAGTTCCAAAACATTACACTCCCACTGTTGCGGCCAGTAGCAGCTACTGCTACTACTCTCGGGATCATCTGGACCTTTAACATGTTTAGTATCATCTATCTAGTGACAGGTGGTGGACCGATCCATTCGACCGAAATCTTGGTGACTTATGCATATCAAGAGGCATTTGAAGCTTGGAACTTAGGGGCATCCTCTACTTACGGTGTCGTGATCCTCAGCTTCCTTATCGTCTTTACTTTGATCTATCGCCGCGTCTTAAAAGCAAATAGCCAAGAGGGGGTGTATTATTGA
- a CDS encoding extracellular solute-binding protein, producing the protein MRKSLYLLTILSLVAILFVGCSSEQDASSGPVTVTYWNTANDEETATLKEIIADFEKANPDIKIKLENVPFEEAQNKFKRAAQEGNGPDVIRSEIAWTPEFAALSLLEPLDSYFKDQDDFLSAPLNYSKWNGKTWSVPQVTDALGLLYNKKQLQEKGFKEAPKTWDEFYQVAKALTDPSKDKWGFYHRQTDAYWFQPFMWSFGGGLFNENEIQINNAGSVKGLEFLLKLRDDKLMPDEFDAKNDYNNLNQAFKTGRSSMILQGPWAMTDLLKGEQFQDPTNLAVAPIPMGPTGVTGSPVGGHSLAIYAGSKVKKESFQFIQYLANAENQAKFAVKNGTLPTRKSAYELPDVKANQVIQQWKLVMDKATNRPVVPEGGQIYTSFTPEYQAAFKKEKTPQQALDAVAKAWKKLLKR; encoded by the coding sequence GTGAGAAAATCTCTTTATCTACTCACTATTCTTTCATTAGTGGCTATTTTATTTGTAGGCTGTTCTAGCGAACAAGATGCTTCGTCTGGTCCAGTTACGGTTACTTACTGGAACACCGCAAATGATGAAGAAACAGCTACTTTGAAAGAAATTATTGCAGATTTTGAAAAGGCAAACCCAGATATCAAAATTAAGTTAGAAAATGTTCCTTTTGAAGAGGCTCAAAATAAATTTAAGCGTGCTGCTCAAGAAGGAAATGGTCCAGATGTGATCCGCTCTGAAATTGCTTGGACTCCAGAGTTTGCAGCACTTAGTCTATTAGAACCACTCGATAGCTATTTCAAAGACCAAGATGACTTTTTATCTGCCCCTCTAAACTACAGTAAGTGGAATGGAAAAACATGGAGTGTCCCTCAAGTAACCGATGCTTTGGGTCTTCTCTACAACAAGAAGCAACTCCAAGAAAAAGGCTTCAAAGAAGCTCCCAAAACCTGGGACGAGTTCTATCAAGTAGCCAAGGCACTAACTGATCCTTCGAAAGACAAATGGGGCTTCTATCACCGTCAAACAGATGCATACTGGTTCCAACCATTTATGTGGTCCTTTGGTGGGGGACTTTTCAATGAGAACGAGATTCAGATAAATAATGCTGGTTCTGTCAAAGGCTTAGAATTCTTGTTGAAACTTCGTGATGATAAGCTCATGCCTGACGAGTTTGATGCGAAAAATGACTACAATAACTTGAACCAAGCTTTCAAAACAGGGCGTTCCTCGATGATCCTACAAGGTCCTTGGGCAATGACGGACCTGTTAAAAGGCGAGCAGTTCCAAGATCCTACAAACTTGGCTGTCGCTCCGATTCCAATGGGACCAACTGGTGTAACTGGTTCTCCGGTCGGTGGACACAGTCTGGCAATTTATGCAGGATCCAAAGTAAAAAAAGAGAGCTTTCAATTTATTCAATATCTAGCCAATGCAGAGAACCAAGCAAAATTTGCAGTGAAAAACGGTACCTTACCAACACGCAAATCTGCATACGAATTACCAGATGTGAAAGCTAATCAAGTTATTCAACAATGGAAACTGGTTATGGACAAAGCGACAAATCGTCCTGTAGTACCAGAAGGTGGGCAAATCTACACTAGCTTTACTCCAGAATACCAAGCAGCTTTCAAAAAGGAGAAAACTCCACAACAAGCTTTGGATGCAGTAGCAAAGGCTTGGAAGAAATTGTTGAAGAGATAA